Below is a window of Humulus lupulus chromosome 9, drHumLupu1.1, whole genome shotgun sequence DNA.
TATGTACTCTTTTTCCTTCTTAGACTTTTTCCCACTGAGGTTTTTTATCTAAGAAGGTTTTAACGAGGCATATTCTGGATTGGTGTTTTACCAATTCCAATTTagaatttagttttaatttggaTTGTTTGTaaactcttttgtattattttctttaatatgaatatatatctaCTTTATTTGGTGTTTGTTGAGCATATGCTAGACGAATGAGTTGGGTGCCAACCTAGTTGGGATGTCTCTAATTCTATTGATGCTCCTTcaccaaatatattttttatattattatttttttttatataattttttacttGAACAAAGAAATGTTTACGTGAGTTGTTTTCTAATGATTCTGATTCATTCCATTCAtactaaataaaaatgaaaaaaaatatttatatatatctagGTGATTGCATAAGTTTTTACTTTAGTGTGATTAattcaaaacttaatttacttcATTGATTGAATTTGAAAATACCATGTTGCCAATTAATTTACTTAATTTACCTCTTATGGTCTTTTCCATCATCCAAATTCATAGCAATTCACGTTAATACATGTTTGTAATCAGAAAAGccaaaacaattaaaattttgttattttttaaagaCTAAACAGACTtgatttggtaaaaaaaaaatcagtgacTAAATgccaattaatttaatatattgggATAGTTTATATCTAAACCCTTAAATTTTTACTATTAATTTAATCAGGTCCTCATTTGAGTATTTGTTGTTGGTCAAACTACCTTACAAACAACGTTATACATTTGCAAATCTTTTTCAAGGTATTTTATTTAtgagaaaattatattttatatgagatttatAATAGAGTGTACAAAAATatggtttatttttaaaaataaattaatctatgatttttttgaagaattttcacttttatgggtttattttctcatatttttgtataaaagttggtttatgccataattttactcttaatcaagttttattaatttggaatggtatgtttgtaatttgattattatttttttagcttatttgtttttttatattgttttatattactaattttatattaaatttttctttagttgtcttgcaaattttttttttttgtaatatgaattgtttttaaaattattttttatttattataaacattttttctttctttttttagattgtacgttttttttttcaaattctggATAAGGTatccagttacttgattgatctttgacagttatgtaaaaaaaaatcctagaactaggttaaataacatgcaccaggaggggAAACCATTTATtctgagatgagtaactttctgccataagagaggtaactagttacttaagaGGGGTGAcaagttactcatattaaatatgaaaagaaacatcaaatttgaaggaaatagtcgaagaacacttcattaaaaaaggaagaagaagtaactctgattttagtaacataggtgaccagttaccataaataaatcataaatatacacacaccagaacgtgaaggtaaccagttaccccagaatcatacacacaaagaatgtgatggtaaccagttactcattcatattttcatatttttattatttttcttttcaaattttagtattcctataagtgttacaataaaaataaaatactgaaaaaattgatttgaatttttttacacatagttgaaaaaactataaaaaaaattacaataataaaagataataaataaaaaatagtaaaataattatataatgttaaaatatatgtgtgaaaaaaatggaatgagaaatgAATATGtacaaaaatatgaagaaaaaaaaacaaaagaaataatgaatgaaaaaaaaagatgaataaataaaaatgaaaagaagaagaagaaaaataatggaaaaaaaaatatgattgaaaaaattggtagaaaaaaaatgaaaaaatggaagaagaaaaaaatctcatatgtgtgaaaaaagaaaaaaaataaaaagagaaaataataaatacaaaaatgaagaaaaaatagaatgaaaaaaaaagaaaaaaactgaaagaatatgaaaaaaaaaatacaaatgaaataaaaaaaatagataaattaataaaaatgaaatgaagaagaataatggaaaaatagaaagaaaaaaatgatgaaggaaaaaattagtagaaaaaataaggaaaaaaagaaagaaaaaataactaaaaaaataataaaaaaatgaaggagaaaattaaaaattaaaaaaaaaaaacctcaaaatcaaagaaaacataactatgataaaaaaatatgGCATTTCATATTTTAGTCAACTACTAATTatgtttctcatactttaattttttctttaataaattttcccatacaaattaagaaaagtataattctcatatttttgcacaataatagtataaaagccatatttttaaaaaattccctTTATTTATTTTCTGAATCTCCAAATTTATTTTATATGAGGTGGTGTAATTATGCATTAATATTATTAGATCATGAAGTTACTAGTAACTTTAGTAACCTAATCATGCATATGAGGTGGTCAAAATTAGTAACTTACTTGACAATGAAGTCATTGAACTTTTAACTGTCTAATGTGTTTGGATTGATTTGTCTTGATTATTAATATGAAACCATTGAAAGACTAAGTTAAATTAATTGGTTATTTAagataatttatataaaaaaaaatgaggtGAAAGCGGAAGTTTTTTTGTTAGATTTTGGAATTTGTGTAAATATTAAGTATTGTTAAAAGCTAATTATGTTTACACCCTCATTTCTAAATGTTTAAGTTTGATACcaacttttattaaaaaaatattatatatggtTCTTTGGATTTCTATAATtatgatttattatttttataaaaaagatACAATTTTCAAAATTATGACCATAATTTAGATTATATTTTTGTTGACTATGATCCTTGTTATCATCTCTTTGGTGAAAGAAATGAGTTAGAGTTCGatctaattataataatataggcAATTTTATGTATGTCCTGTTTTATTTCTCAAACTATGGGCCAGTTTGGTACAGCTGTGCTGTGGGAAAAAGCAGCTATAGCTGTGTTGTGAGAAAAAGCAGCTGTAACTGTGCTGTGAGAAAAAGCTGCTGAGTGTTTGGTAAATTATAACTTTAGAAATACTGTGAGTTGGAAAAGTTGTATATAAGTGTTTGGTAAACTAGATTATTAGATAGCTGTTAAATACAGAATGACCAAAATAGGTATCATATGTATTTAACTAATTTTGTTTGAATAAATTTATACAtattaacatatttataattattttttattttattaaaaataataatgattttttataatatttaattcttttaatatatacgtataataaaatgattaattaaattttaaaaaataaaaaatcaacataaatattgtctatttttaaattattataaattttgatcataacaaataatttaaatttagttAATTTGATACGACAAAAtacaaaacttaaataaaataaaatagataagAATATAGTTTAATCATATCCCATTAAACTTGCAGCAATCAGATCTCTAGTATTGTCCATTTCATTTAAATTTGAAGCTCTAGctgtctcatcttcatcttcaataTTAGTTTGATCTTCTACACAATAATATGGATTATCTCTAATTTTCTCAAAATGGCGATCACGTTTTGCATGCCTTCGAATGTAATTATGCAAGGTCATTGATGCAATCACTATTTTCACTTGCTTCTGATATGGATAACTAGGCATATCTCTTAATATTTTCCATCTTTTCTTCCATACTCCAAAAGTTCTTTCAATAACACTTCGAAGAGAAGAATGTGCCTGGTTGAATACCTCTTTATAACCAGTAGGTTTGCTACCTCGTTGAAATTGTGGTAGATGGTATCTTTGGCCTTTATATGGTCTTAAAAAACCTGTAATTTGTGGGTATCCCGCATCCACTAAATAATATTTTCCtgtcaaataaaatataaaaatataattacaaaattataaagactttaatattttataaatgtgtttagATGACAACCTTGGGGAGGTTTTGGAAAATTTGAAGTTGAATCACGTAAAGCTGTATAGAAAATTCTTGTATCATGAGTAGAACCTTCCCACCCAGCATATGCATATATAAATTGCATATCAAAATTACATATTGCCATGACATTCTGAGTTGGTATCCCTTTTCTACCAACAAATGGTACTTGATCTTCAGGTGGAATTACAGCATTCACATGTACACCGTCTATTGCGCCAATACAGttctagaaaaaaaatacaagattataaaaatatactttagttagaaaaaaaattattaaaaaattgtatAATTTTAAAGTATGACTTACCTTAAAATGAGGCATATATCTAGAATCTTTCAATATCTCTTCAGGAACATCTTTAAATTCTGGGTCTGGTGGTTTTAATACATCTacactcatatgacataaaacaTCTAAAATCTTGTTGAAATATCGACTAACTGTCTCGCCTGAGTGTTGGAATCGCTCTTGTGTTAATCGGTTTCCAGCACCGTGACCTAATGTAAATAAAAACATGCCTAATATCTCAAGAGCACACATTCTCTTTGAACCCTTAAATCCATATAGCTTCCAATTCATAGCATAATTTAATGAAAACATCTTTCTCCATCCTAAACATGCTATAACATCTACTTTCATTTCCTTTTAATATTTCCATTAACCACATATGACCAGTTTGAGAAGAATTCATACAAGGTGTCTTTTCAATATATGTTGTATAATAATGTTGAACAAAGTATGTAGCTATAGACGCCGATTGTAACTCAATCTCCTCATCCGTGTCTGCCattatttctaatttaaaataaaccTATGTATATTAAAGAGTATATAAAATACATGCCAAATAGCCATAAAGTCTTCATAACAAATGCAAGTGAAAAACATAATAAagcatatttatattaaatagtgACAACACCAAGTCTTGAgagcaatttaaaaaaaaagtctgtaaagaaataacataataaacatatactaacGTCATAACacaaattttagaaaataaatactactactactactataagtCATAGTATTATAATTATCCCAGAGTATGCTCATTCTTGAGCCAAGTAAGCATCAACTCAGGTTCTTCCAATGAAGCAAAcatctctctcttctctttcatgATAAACAAGCGAGTTGCAAATAAATACAAGCTGCTCCCTTTCTCAATTCCAGGCaaagaatttaaaattttcataacTTCGGCAATACTATTCTCCTTTCTAGCTGTTTCAATATTTCTACTCCTTGTCTCCACAGCATCAGCAAGGTGACCAATTTGTTCAAATATCATTAAAGGCCCTGTCTTCTTCATTTTTCCTTTTCCATGTTTCATTGCTTTATTTTGTTTCTCAAGTGGCTCGGCTAATCTCTTGTTATTTTTCTCTCTAAGAAATCTATCAGTATTAGGCATCTCTAGATCATTGTCACTACTCTCAAGTTGTTCATGTAAGGTTTCAATATTGTTAAAAGGTTTTTCAGACTCAGAAGGAATTATTCCAGATGAAGGTGTCCAAGCATACTCTCCTGTAGCAACAGTGTTCATGAAAATCCTATCTAATTTTTCCTCTACCTCTGGTTCAATTCCCTGAATGCGAAACTTTGCAGCATCGGGATGACTCTACAAAaaaattttgttaattaaatgtaacatttatgaaaaaaaaaagtctttTAGTTTCATATAAATATTTAACAAGATTATAATGTACCTGTAATTTACTATTCCACCAATCTTCAGTTGCATCAATTGTATTCTTTTTTATATTCCATCCTAAGCCAATTTCTTTTCCCTTGAGTTGCTTCCAAAGCTTCCATTCATTTTTTAATCCATCCCACTTATTTTTCAATTGTGGTCTAGTGTATTCTCTTCCAGTTGCTTTCTTCATATTTGTAATCAAGTTTACATATCCAACTTTATCTAAATAAGTAGTAGGACGATGCCCATCATCAACCTCTTTGATACAGAAGTCTAAGAAAAAATTCAAACTCTCTGAATTCCATATTGCTTTACTTCTTGGTACGTCACTCTTGGTGcaaatattattttcattttcCATCTAATAAAAGTGAAATGataagtataaaaaaaatacaaaagtaaaatgATGTATCCATATACGCAACAACTCTTATCAATCACTATCATCTATGTAAAACTAAATAATTCAACTAAAGTTCAACATATCCAACTTCAAGACTATTCTTAAAGAATCCCTTGGGAGAAGATAAAACACACACATATGTACATTCATATACATGTAAAAAGGTTTTCATAAATCAACTTTTGAAGTGAGAAAATTAagtaaaaataaaagaactaaaaagatatttttgttatgtATATGGTAACCATAAATGATTCATCTTTGAatgtaaaaattgtatttttaatgtCCACTTCTCGGCTGAGAGAGCAGACAACCAtaaatgaaattattttaattatagatATTGTTAGACAAAATATATCTCCTTTATATTGTTTATTTCACTCAAAACAAAAAGATAGAAATTTAATCTAGTTTTTGTATTAAAAAAGCATATCTATTCTTTCATAGTAATTCTTATTCTTTATCATTAAAGTTTATTTagaaaaaagattaaaaaaaaaaaaaaaggctgtGTACTCTCTCTCTGTGTCGTACTCTATTGGCACCCATCACTCTGTATTTTTCTTGGTCAATCACAAAGGCTCCTTTTTCAGTCAGTGTTGAATATTCAACTCTACATATGACTTTAATTCTCTCAGTGTTGAATATAACTCTATATACGACtttaattctctctctctctctctcctctgcgtcCTACTCTATATATccattagaaacaaaaaaaatctctCTCCTCTGCGTCGTACTCTATATATccattagaaacaaaaaaaaccaAATGCACTCTATATATCCATTAGAAACAAAAAAGGAAATGCATCAATATAAACCATTAAACAAGTccaacccatatatatatatatacacaaatataCTGGTATGAAGAAGATCGAATAACCCAGTATCACAGAAACAATAATCAAACCActgtacaaatatatatatatataaaatgccCTTTAATAAATCTGTGTTTAatatatcattaaaaaaaaaaggttagagAAATACCTTGACTTGATTGTGCTGGAGTTTTTGACAGAGAAGTGTAGTCCGtgaggaagaaggaagaagaaatggTGAGGCAAGGTGAAGAAGATTTAACGATTGAAAAAGAAGACCTAATAATTCTAATTTaaatgagggtattttggtccaaaaaaaatatcattaaaccACAATTTCAGCTTC
It encodes the following:
- the LOC133799319 gene encoding uncharacterized protein LOC133799319, with the translated sequence MNTVATGEYAWTPSSGIIPSESEKPFNNIETLHEQLESSDNDLEMPNTDRFLREKNNKRLAEPLEKQNKAMKHGKGKMKKTGPLMIFEQIGHLADAVETRSRNIETARKENSIAEVMKILNSLPGIEKGSSLYLFATRLFIMKEKREMFASLEEPELMLTWLKNEHTLG
- the LOC133799318 gene encoding protein ALP1-like, whose translation is MADTDEEIELQSASIATYFVQHYYTTYIEKTPCHGAGNRLTQERFQHSGETVSRYFNKILDVLCHMSVDVLKPPDPEFKDVPEEILKDSRYMPHFKNCIGAIDGVHVNAVIPPEDQVPFVGRKGIPTQNVMAICNFDMQFIYAYAGWEGSTHDTRIFYTALRDSTSNFPKPPQGKYYLVDAGYPQITGFLRPYKGQRYHLPQFQRGSKPTGYKEVFNQAHSSLRSVIERTFGVWKKRWKILRDMPSYPYQKQVKIVIASMTLHNYIRRHAKRDRHFEKIRDNPYYCVEDQTNIEDEDETARASNLNEMDNTRDLIAASLMGYD